The following are encoded together in the Methylomonas methanica MC09 genome:
- a CDS encoding glycogen/starch/alpha-glucan phosphorylase, protein MPHKVFSKSAPKADITKLPKLGMEKKHITADFKHYYSHRLGRDENCRSPHYAYEALSLTISDRLVERWKKTYNVYRDEDCKKAFYLSMEFLMGRSLSNAMLNLGIDDEVNKALYGMGLEAEELLESEPDAGLGNGGLGRLAACFIDSCATLQLPVTGYGLRYEYGMFTQEIVNGEQVEKPDHWLRNGNVWEIERPEYMTRVKFGGHTQSHIDEHGNRRTSWVDTHDVLAMPYDTPVPGYKNGTVNTLRLWKAIATEEFNLQEFNAGDYAEAVAQKNTAENITMVLYPNDANENGKALRLQQQYLLASASLQDVIANWVGRHGRNFSKFAEKNCFQLNDTHPSIAVAELMRLLMDIHGLSWNEAWSITRKTMAYTNHTLLPEALEKWSVNLMQNLLPRLMEIIFEINAHFLAEVSAHWPGESERLTRMSLIEEGHVKQVRMAYLAIVGSFSVNGVAELHSKLLKEGLFKDFYELWPDKFNNKTNGVTPRRWLAGCNPELAEFITATIGDAWITDLSQLIRLKPYAEDAAFRKTWRDLNQASKQRLVDFKKAELDVDINVDALFDVQVKRIHEYKRQMLNVLHVIHLYDRIKRGDTQNWVARCVLIGGKAAPGYVMAKKIIKLINNVASVINNDPDVGDKLKLVFLPNYRVSAMEKICPGADLSEQISTAGKEASGTGNMKFMMNGSLTIGTLDGANIEIREEVGEENFFLFGLTEAEVEALRPNYNPQSYIDQDGDLQGVMHLLECGHFNQFEPGIFDDVIGAIKSPHDPWMTIADFRSYVDAQRRVDQAWRDQEYWTKMSIINTAASGKFSTDRTIGDYNREIWNLSPIDVNSK, encoded by the coding sequence ATGCCACATAAAGTCTTCAGTAAAAGTGCCCCTAAAGCTGATATCACCAAGCTTCCCAAGTTGGGAATGGAAAAAAAGCATATCACCGCCGATTTCAAACATTATTACAGCCATCGTTTGGGGCGGGACGAAAACTGCCGCTCCCCGCATTACGCTTACGAGGCGTTGTCGCTGACCATTAGCGACCGGTTAGTCGAGCGTTGGAAGAAGACCTACAACGTTTATCGCGACGAAGATTGTAAAAAAGCCTTTTACCTATCGATGGAGTTTTTGATGGGGCGTTCGTTGAGCAACGCCATGCTGAACTTGGGTATCGATGACGAGGTCAACAAGGCTTTGTACGGTATGGGTCTGGAAGCCGAAGAATTATTGGAAAGCGAGCCGGATGCCGGTTTGGGCAACGGCGGCTTGGGCAGGTTGGCCGCTTGTTTTATCGACAGCTGCGCGACCCTGCAGTTGCCGGTTACCGGTTATGGCTTACGCTATGAATACGGCATGTTCACCCAGGAAATCGTTAACGGTGAACAGGTGGAAAAACCCGATCACTGGCTGCGTAACGGCAATGTGTGGGAAATCGAACGTCCGGAATACATGACTCGCGTCAAATTCGGCGGCCATACCCAATCGCATATCGACGAGCACGGCAACAGGCGTACCAGCTGGGTCGATACGCACGACGTGCTTGCCATGCCCTACGACACGCCGGTGCCTGGTTACAAAAACGGTACGGTGAATACCTTGCGGTTATGGAAGGCGATTGCCACGGAAGAATTCAATCTGCAGGAGTTCAACGCCGGCGATTATGCGGAAGCCGTGGCGCAAAAGAATACCGCCGAAAACATAACCATGGTGCTGTATCCCAACGATGCCAATGAAAACGGTAAGGCGCTGCGCTTGCAGCAACAGTACCTGTTGGCTTCCGCCAGTTTGCAAGACGTGATCGCGAATTGGGTCGGGCGTCACGGCAGAAATTTCTCCAAATTCGCAGAGAAAAATTGCTTTCAGTTGAACGACACTCACCCCAGTATCGCGGTGGCCGAATTGATGCGGTTGCTGATGGATATTCATGGCTTGTCCTGGAACGAAGCCTGGAGTATTACCCGCAAAACCATGGCTTACACCAACCATACCCTGTTGCCGGAAGCGCTGGAAAAATGGTCGGTAAACCTAATGCAAAATTTATTGCCGCGCTTGATGGAGATTATTTTCGAGATCAACGCCCATTTTCTGGCGGAAGTGTCCGCGCACTGGCCGGGCGAAAGCGAGCGGTTGACGCGGATGTCGTTGATTGAAGAGGGACACGTAAAACAAGTTCGCATGGCATATCTGGCGATAGTCGGCAGTTTCTCGGTGAACGGGGTGGCGGAATTGCACTCCAAATTATTGAAAGAGGGTTTGTTCAAGGATTTTTACGAGTTGTGGCCGGACAAATTCAACAACAAAACCAACGGCGTTACCCCGCGGCGTTGGCTGGCGGGTTGTAATCCGGAGTTAGCGGAATTCATCACCGCAACCATCGGCGATGCCTGGATTACCGATTTGTCTCAATTGATCAGACTTAAGCCTTACGCGGAAGATGCCGCGTTCCGGAAAACATGGCGCGATTTGAATCAAGCCAGCAAACAACGGCTGGTGGACTTCAAAAAGGCCGAGCTGGATGTCGATATCAATGTGGATGCGCTGTTCGATGTACAAGTAAAACGGATACACGAGTACAAACGGCAAATGTTGAATGTGCTGCATGTGATCCATTTGTACGATCGCATCAAACGCGGCGATACCCAAAACTGGGTGGCCCGCTGCGTGTTGATCGGCGGCAAAGCGGCCCCGGGTTATGTCATGGCCAAAAAAATCATTAAGCTGATCAATAATGTCGCCAGCGTGATCAACAACGACCCCGATGTCGGCGATAAGCTCAAGCTGGTGTTTCTACCCAATTACCGGGTGTCCGCCATGGAAAAAATCTGCCCGGGCGCGGACTTGTCCGAGCAGATTTCCACGGCCGGTAAAGAAGCGTCGGGTACCGGCAACATGAAATTCATGATGAACGGCTCCTTGACTATTGGTACTTTGGATGGTGCCAATATCGAGATTCGAGAAGAGGTGGGCGAAGAAAACTTCTTCCTGTTCGGCTTAACCGAAGCGGAAGTGGAAGCCTTGCGCCCGAACTACAACCCGCAAAGTTATATCGATCAGGACGGCGATTTGCAGGGGGTGATGCATTTGCTGGAATGCGGACATTTCAATCAATTCGAACCCGGTATTTTCGACGATGTAATTGGGGCTATCAAAAGTCCGCACGACCCCTGGATGACTATCGCCGACTTCCGCAGTTATGTGGATGCGCAAAGACGTGTGGATCAGGCTTGGCGCGATCAGGAATATTGGACCAAAATGAGCATCATCAATACGGCGGCCAGCGGTAAATTCTCCACCGACCGCACCATCGGCGATTACAATCGGGAGATCTGGAACCTGTCGCCGATTGACGTCAACAGCAAATAA
- the trmL gene encoding tRNA (uridine(34)/cytosine(34)/5-carboxymethylaminomethyluridine(34)-2'-O)-methyltransferase TrmL — MLDIVLFEPEIPANTGNIIRLCANTGAQLHLIQPLGFELDDKRLRRAGLDYHEWVSVKQYAALNDYIERNRPNRVFALTTKGSRSYGDIKFQNGDALLFGPESRGLPADFLAQHPDALKVYLPMRQESRSLNLSNTVSIVLYEAWKQLGFPGAYCR, encoded by the coding sequence ATGCTGGATATTGTCCTGTTCGAACCCGAAATACCGGCGAATACGGGCAATATCATCCGCTTGTGCGCCAACACCGGCGCGCAACTGCATTTGATCCAACCGCTCGGCTTTGAACTGGACGATAAGCGTTTACGCCGGGCGGGCTTGGATTATCACGAGTGGGTCAGCGTCAAACAATATGCCGCCCTGAACGACTACATTGAACGCAACCGGCCCAACCGGGTGTTTGCCTTGACCACAAAAGGCAGCCGAAGTTACGGCGATATCAAATTCCAGAACGGCGATGCCTTGTTATTCGGTCCCGAATCGCGCGGTCTGCCCGCCGATTTTCTCGCCCAGCATCCCGACGCCTTAAAAGTCTATTTGCCGATGCGCCAGGAAAGCCGCAGTTTAAACCTCTCCAATACAGTGTCCATCGTGTTATACGAAGCCTGGAAGCAGTTGGGCTTTCCGGGGGCGTATTGCCGATAG
- a CDS encoding IS3 family transposase (programmed frameshift), producing MITPKKQYSDEFREQALAKVYKRGKRTIQDIADESNLSIHTLKNWMKSSTPTDTSSPNVSKRPQDWRPEERLLALHESHGISGEALNAWCRQRGLFAHQLAQWKSDFCAVTSARSGGNDSQTLRTLKAENQRLERELNRKDKALAEAAALLILQKKVPGAVGGRGRMTSLQQRQTLIESVAEATEAGARQDQACAVLGLSPRTLQRWQAGETPGEDRRPRRQYTPAHALTEAERNHILAVANSAEFADLPPSQIVPRLADQGIYLGSESTIYRLLKAAQQLKHRRSERPSQPRFKPKALSATEPNQLYSWDITYLAAAVKGQFYYLYLFLDIFSRQIVGWQVFEEESSQYASELLRDIVLREGLQPGQVILHSDNGSPMKGATMLATLQQLGVMPSLSRPAVSNDNPYSESLFKTLKYRPQYPLQPFADLSVAREWVADLVQWYNHEHRHSAIGFVTPAQRHAGLDEALLNQRKALYEDARRQNPRRWSQNTRNWNRIHTVHLNPDHAETQNNSPQEVANPDKITA from the exons ATGATTACCCCGAAAAAGCAGTATTCTGACGAGTTCAGAGAGCAAGCCCTGGCAAAAGTCTACAAACGTGGAAAACGAACCATTCAAGACATTGCCGACGAATCTAACCTCAGCATACATACCTTAAAAAACTGGATGAAAAGCAGCACACCCACCGATACGTCAAGCCCAAACGTGAGCAAGCGCCCTCAAGATTGGCGCCCCGAAGAGCGTTTACTGGCCCTCCATGAAAGCCATGGTATATCCGGCGAGGCATTGAATGCCTGGTGTCGGCAACGTGGACTATTCGCTCATCAACTCGCGCAGTGGAAAAGCGATTTTTGTGCCGTCACCAGCGCCCGTTCAGGCGGCAATGACAGCCAGACACTGCGCACTTTAAAAGCCGAAAATCAGCGTCTGGAACGCGAACTGAACCGTAAGGACAAAGCTCTGGCTGAAGCCGCTGCCTTGCTGATCCTGCAAAAAAAGGTGC CGGGCGCTGTTGGCGGGCGAGGTCGAATGACATCCCTTCAGCAGCGCCAAACCCTGATCGAATCCGTCGCCGAAGCCACCGAGGCCGGTGCCCGCCAAGACCAAGCCTGTGCCGTGCTGGGCCTGAGCCCGCGCACCTTGCAGCGCTGGCAGGCCGGCGAAACCCCGGGCGAAGACCGGCGACCGAGGCGGCAATATACGCCGGCGCATGCGCTGACCGAGGCCGAGCGCAACCACATTCTGGCCGTGGCCAATTCCGCCGAATTTGCGGATTTACCCCCCAGTCAGATCGTTCCGCGCTTGGCGGATCAGGGGATTTATCTGGGCTCCGAATCGACGATCTATCGCCTACTGAAAGCCGCCCAGCAACTGAAACACCGCCGCAGTGAACGTCCCAGTCAGCCTCGCTTCAAACCCAAAGCATTGAGTGCGACCGAGCCCAATCAACTCTACAGCTGGGATATTACCTATCTTGCGGCCGCAGTCAAAGGCCAGTTCTACTACCTCTACTTGTTCCTCGATATTTTTAGTCGCCAGATCGTCGGCTGGCAGGTATTTGAGGAAGAAAGCAGCCAATACGCCAGCGAGTTGTTACGGGATATTGTTTTACGCGAAGGGCTACAACCTGGGCAAGTCATCCTGCATTCCGATAACGGCAGCCCCATGAAAGGCGCCACGATGCTGGCCACCCTGCAACAGCTTGGCGTCATGCCCTCGCTCAGCCGACCGGCGGTGAGTAATGACAATCCGTATTCGGAATCGCTGTTCAAAACCCTGAAATATCGTCCGCAATACCCGTTGCAACCGTTTGCCGACCTGTCCGTCGCTCGTGAATGGGTAGCCGACCTGGTGCAATGGTACAACCACGAACATCGGCATAGCGCCATTGGTTTTGTAACCCCAGCCCAACGTCATGCCGGATTGGACGAGGCACTATTGAATCAACGCAAAGCGCTCTATGAAGACGCCCGCCGCCAAAACCCACGGCGCTGGAGCCAAAACACCCGGAACTGGAACAGAATCCATACCGTGCATCTAAATCCGGATCATGCCGAAACCCAAAACAACTCGCCCCAGGAGGTCGCTAATCCAGACAAAATAACCGCATAG
- a CDS encoding sulfurtransferase, translating to MAYTTIISAAELAANLHNSDWVIFDCRFSLADDTAGGKAYRQGHIPGARYADLNRQLSASVKSYTGRHPLPDFTALSRQLGDWGAGNRTQIAAYDDVGGAFAGRLWWLLRAMGHQDVAVLDGGINHWQKQKLPLTTVLPKIIPSHFRCYLDQQQWLSAAQVENALAANNITLIDARTPERFQGLQEPIDPVAGHVPKAVNRPFQLNLDNQGLFLPADQLNTQFQALINGRSPAQVAHMCGSGVTACHNLLAMEIAGLSGSKLYAGSWSEWIVNKNRHVATA from the coding sequence ATGGCCTATACCACAATCATTTCCGCTGCCGAGTTGGCAGCCAACCTGCACAATTCCGATTGGGTGATTTTCGACTGCCGGTTTTCCCTGGCCGACGACACCGCCGGAGGCAAAGCTTATCGCCAGGGACATATCCCCGGCGCCCGTTACGCGGATTTAAACAGGCAGTTGTCGGCTTCGGTCAAAAGCTATACCGGCCGCCACCCGTTGCCTGACTTTACCGCGCTCTCGCGACAATTGGGGGACTGGGGCGCCGGCAACCGCACTCAAATAGCAGCGTATGACGATGTCGGCGGTGCCTTTGCCGGACGCCTGTGGTGGTTACTGCGAGCCATGGGACACCAGGATGTTGCCGTGTTGGACGGCGGCATTAACCATTGGCAAAAACAAAAACTGCCGCTCACCACGGTACTCCCTAAAATAATACCCAGCCATTTCCGCTGCTATCTTGATCAACAACAATGGCTAAGCGCGGCCCAAGTTGAAAATGCCCTGGCCGCCAACAACATCACGTTGATAGACGCCCGCACGCCGGAACGCTTCCAAGGCCTGCAGGAACCCATCGACCCGGTAGCCGGCCACGTACCCAAGGCAGTCAACCGGCCTTTTCAATTAAACCTGGATAATCAAGGCTTATTCCTGCCGGCTGATCAGTTAAACACACAGTTTCAAGCGTTAATCAACGGGCGCTCACCGGCTCAAGTCGCGCACATGTGCGGTTCCGGCGTCACCGCCTGCCACAATCTGTTAGCGATGGAAATTGCCGGTTTGAGCGGTTCCAAACTTTACGCCGGTTCCTGGAGCGAATGGATTGTGAATAAAAACCGGCATGTGGCGACAGCTTGA
- a CDS encoding NAD(P)H-quinone oxidoreductase → MRAIEIVPNANGNALKLCELPMPVPNDFQVLIEVKAAGVNRPDIMQRQGVYPPPAGASPILGLEVAGIVVETGAKATTFKPGDAVCALLTGGGYAEYCLASEACCLPMTSGFTFTEAAALPETFFTVWSNVFERGRLAFGESLLVHGGGSGIGTTAIQLAKAFDHSIYITAGSDEKCQRCLDLGADAAINYRQQDFVEIIHQLTRNHGVDVILDMIGGDYLPRNLKCLAVEGRLVQIAIQNGPKSEINLWQLMLKRQTITGSTLRGREDSFKGNIALQLRKNVWPLLEAGKLKPSLDSVFPLADAEQAHTRMTGNQHFGKIVLEI, encoded by the coding sequence ATGCGAGCGATTGAAATTGTCCCAAACGCCAACGGAAACGCATTAAAACTATGCGAACTCCCGATGCCGGTTCCAAACGATTTTCAGGTCTTAATCGAGGTCAAAGCCGCGGGCGTTAACCGGCCGGATATCATGCAGCGTCAAGGCGTATATCCGCCGCCTGCCGGCGCCTCGCCGATATTGGGACTAGAAGTGGCCGGCATCGTCGTGGAAACCGGCGCTAAAGCCACTACTTTTAAACCCGGAGATGCGGTTTGCGCGCTGCTTACCGGTGGCGGCTACGCCGAGTATTGCTTGGCCAGTGAAGCATGCTGCCTGCCTATGACAAGCGGGTTCACCTTTACCGAGGCCGCCGCCCTACCTGAAACTTTTTTTACCGTCTGGAGCAATGTCTTCGAGCGCGGCCGGCTAGCCTTCGGCGAAAGCCTGCTGGTGCATGGCGGCGGTAGCGGCATCGGCACTACCGCTATCCAGCTAGCCAAGGCTTTCGACCATTCCATTTACATCACAGCGGGCAGCGATGAGAAATGCCAGCGCTGTCTCGATCTGGGTGCAGACGCCGCCATCAATTACCGGCAACAGGATTTTGTCGAAATCATCCATCAATTGACCCGCAACCACGGCGTCGACGTCATTCTGGATATGATAGGCGGTGACTACCTGCCGCGTAACCTAAAATGTCTGGCCGTTGAAGGCCGCTTGGTACAAATTGCCATCCAAAACGGCCCCAAAAGCGAAATCAACTTGTGGCAACTCATGCTCAAGCGCCAAACCATCACCGGCTCCACACTGCGCGGCCGCGAGGACAGCTTCAAAGGTAACATTGCTTTACAATTACGCAAAAACGTCTGGCCGCTACTGGAGGCCGGCAAGCTTAAACCCAGCCTGGATTCCGTGTTTCCGCTGGCGGACGCCGAACAAGCGCATACACGGATGACCGGCAACCAACATTTCGGGAAAATCGTTTTGGAGATTTAA
- the argC gene encoding N-acetyl-gamma-glutamyl-phosphate reductase — translation MIRAGIVGGTGYTGVELLRILALHSEVAVTTVTSRADAGQRVDKLYPSLRGLCDAVFSLPEIDNLAACDVVFFATPNGTAMQMAADLLARGVKVIDLSADFRIKDVAEWEKWYGMQHASPELIVEAVYGLPEVNREAIKQARLIACPGCYPTAVQLGFLPLLENSVVDAQYLIADVKSGVSGAGRKAEISSLMSEAGESFKAYAVAGHRHLPEIRQGLQLATSETVGLTFVPHLTPMIRGIHATLYARLKQDVDLQALFEQRYQNESFADVLPVGSHADTRNVRGSNRCQIAVHQPQGSDTVVVLSVIDNLVKGASGQAVQNMNLLFGLPEQQGLETVALYP, via the coding sequence ATGATACGTGCTGGCATTGTGGGCGGTACCGGTTATACCGGGGTGGAATTATTACGGATATTGGCGTTGCATTCCGAAGTGGCGGTTACTACGGTCACTTCGCGCGCCGATGCCGGTCAGCGCGTGGATAAACTTTACCCCAGCCTGCGAGGGTTGTGCGATGCGGTGTTTAGTTTGCCGGAAATCGACAATTTGGCGGCCTGCGATGTGGTGTTTTTTGCTACGCCCAACGGTACGGCGATGCAAATGGCGGCGGATTTATTGGCGCGCGGCGTCAAGGTGATCGACTTGTCGGCCGATTTTCGCATCAAGGACGTGGCTGAGTGGGAAAAATGGTACGGCATGCAGCATGCCAGTCCGGAATTGATTGTCGAAGCGGTTTACGGTTTGCCGGAAGTTAATCGGGAGGCGATAAAACAAGCTCGTTTGATCGCCTGCCCCGGGTGTTATCCGACCGCCGTGCAGTTGGGATTTTTGCCTTTACTGGAAAATAGTGTAGTCGATGCGCAGTATTTGATTGCCGATGTAAAGTCCGGGGTCAGCGGAGCAGGCCGGAAAGCGGAGATTTCATCGTTGATGAGCGAAGCCGGCGAGAGTTTTAAGGCCTATGCGGTGGCTGGGCATCGGCATTTACCGGAAATTCGGCAAGGTTTGCAGTTGGCGACATCTGAAACGGTCGGTTTGACGTTCGTGCCGCATCTGACACCGATGATACGCGGGATTCACGCGACATTGTATGCGCGCTTGAAGCAAGACGTCGATCTGCAGGCGCTATTCGAACAACGTTACCAAAACGAGTCGTTTGCGGATGTGTTGCCGGTCGGCTCGCATGCGGATACCCGTAATGTGCGGGGCAGCAATCGTTGCCAAATTGCCGTGCATCAGCCGCAGGGCAGCGACACCGTGGTGGTTTTGTCGGTGATCGATAATCTGGTGAAAGGCGCTTCGGGTCAGGCGGTGCAAAATATGAATCTGCTATTCGGTTTGCCTGAGCAGCAAGGTCTGGAAACAGTGGCGTTATATCCCTAA
- a CDS encoding anhydro-N-acetylmuramic acid kinase, whose protein sequence is MPSSKTQTELYIGLMSGTSIDGIDAGLVDFSHDQPRLLAFHYQAFPDELRNKIHHLSQPGSAVLLNDFGTLDAQLGQLFAEASLSLLNKANIPASEVKGIGSHGQTVYHAPQGPQGFSLQIGDPNRIAQTTGITTISDFRRRDIAVGGQGAPLVPAFHQALFSDPGKIITVLNIGGIANISLLNDQKVIGFDTGPGNTLMDHWCQTNNGHNYDADGDWARSGQVQPALLQQLLDDPYFRLAPPKSTGTEYFSPAWLNSKLTGYRNCPAADVQATLCRLSADSIANAILTHAPDNAQVVVCGGGVHNRQLMAMLCNNLPMPVVSTAQYGINPDHVEAMAFAWLARQTLNGLTGNLCSVTGASMPVILGGIYPGRPV, encoded by the coding sequence TTGCCAAGCAGTAAAACGCAAACCGAGCTTTATATCGGCTTAATGTCCGGGACCAGCATCGATGGCATCGACGCTGGTCTCGTCGACTTTAGCCACGATCAACCTCGACTGCTTGCCTTCCACTATCAAGCCTTTCCCGACGAGCTTAGAAACAAAATTCATCACTTGAGCCAGCCCGGCTCCGCCGTACTTCTGAATGATTTTGGCACCCTGGATGCTCAACTTGGCCAGTTATTCGCGGAAGCCAGCCTAAGCCTGCTTAACAAAGCAAACATACCGGCTTCGGAAGTTAAAGGCATAGGCAGTCACGGGCAAACCGTTTATCACGCCCCGCAGGGGCCGCAGGGTTTTTCGCTGCAAATCGGCGATCCTAACCGTATCGCGCAAACCACCGGCATCACCACGATCAGCGATTTTCGCCGCCGCGACATCGCCGTCGGCGGTCAAGGTGCGCCACTAGTGCCGGCATTTCATCAAGCCTTATTCTCGGATCCCGGCAAGATAATCACCGTCTTGAACATTGGCGGCATCGCCAACATCAGCCTGCTAAACGATCAAAAAGTGATCGGCTTCGATACCGGCCCCGGTAACACGCTGATGGACCATTGGTGTCAGACAAATAACGGACACAACTATGATGCCGACGGCGACTGGGCTCGATCCGGCCAGGTACAACCTGCGTTATTGCAACAACTCTTGGACGACCCTTATTTCCGACTTGCTCCACCGAAAAGCACCGGCACGGAATACTTTTCTCCAGCTTGGCTTAACTCAAAACTAACGGGTTACAGGAATTGCCCGGCAGCGGATGTTCAAGCCACACTCTGCCGCTTGAGCGCGGACAGTATCGCCAATGCGATATTGACACACGCCCCGGACAATGCCCAGGTAGTGGTCTGCGGAGGCGGTGTGCATAACCGGCAATTAATGGCTATGTTATGCAACAACCTGCCCATGCCGGTTGTTTCCACTGCACAATACGGTATTAATCCCGATCACGTGGAAGCCATGGCCTTTGCCTGGCTTGCGCGGCAAACCCTCAACGGTTTAACCGGCAATCTGTGTAGCGTTACCGGCGCCAGCATGCCGGTAATACTGGGCGGCATTTATCCCGGCCGCCCGGTTTAA
- a CDS encoding OapA family protein yields the protein MKNRILKTVLLGACTVVAASASYGLIPYKNSQDPKSLEQERLISSKVNQYTNYIAPAQPEIAFSEDMEHTVKSGENLSTIFSTLNLSREDLHKIIHSNPTGKQFADMLPGQDVTATVNAEGELEQLTYAKNPFQTLVATRHEGGFDVKLFSKKIDHQISSAKATIHSSLFEDGVKAGLSEKIILKLADIFAWDIDFALNLRDGDEFTVVYEKLSVDGKEFDTGDILSLEFINQDKTYTAVRFADNQGHTGYYTPEGNSLRKAFLQNPMDFAKISSHFNLHRKHPILNTIRAHKGVDYSASIGTPVKTTGDGKIVFHGVKNGYGNVVEIEHGQKYSTLYAHLSKFKSGHKVGSTVKQGDVIGYVGKTGLATGPHLHYEFRIGGKHVNPVTAKVPRTLPMDKAVLAKFKAQTQPLMAELQKAKGDSVLAKQ from the coding sequence GTGAAAAACAGAATACTCAAGACGGTGCTACTGGGCGCCTGCACCGTTGTTGCCGCCAGCGCAAGTTACGGACTCATTCCTTACAAAAACTCTCAAGACCCAAAATCCCTGGAGCAAGAACGTCTGATCTCCTCCAAGGTAAATCAATATACTAACTACATAGCCCCCGCCCAGCCGGAAATAGCCTTTTCCGAAGACATGGAGCACACCGTTAAATCGGGCGAAAATCTATCAACCATCTTCTCGACATTGAATCTTAGCCGCGAAGATTTGCACAAGATCATTCACTCCAACCCCACGGGAAAGCAGTTTGCGGATATGCTGCCCGGCCAAGACGTGACCGCCACGGTAAATGCCGAGGGGGAACTGGAACAACTGACTTACGCCAAAAACCCCTTTCAAACTCTGGTAGCAACCCGGCATGAAGGTGGCTTTGACGTCAAACTATTCAGTAAAAAAATTGACCATCAAATTAGCAGCGCTAAAGCGACTATCCATTCTTCTTTATTCGAAGATGGTGTAAAAGCCGGCCTGTCTGAAAAGATCATCTTAAAACTGGCTGACATTTTCGCCTGGGATATCGATTTCGCCCTCAATCTTCGCGATGGCGACGAATTCACCGTTGTTTACGAAAAATTATCCGTAGACGGTAAAGAATTCGACACGGGCGACATCCTGTCGCTCGAGTTTATCAATCAAGATAAAACCTATACAGCCGTGCGCTTCGCCGACAATCAAGGCCATACCGGTTACTACACCCCGGAAGGCAACAGCCTACGCAAAGCGTTTTTGCAAAATCCCATGGATTTCGCAAAAATCAGCTCGCATTTTAATCTGCACCGCAAGCACCCGATCCTAAACACCATTCGTGCCCATAAAGGCGTCGATTATTCCGCATCTATCGGCACGCCGGTCAAAACCACAGGCGACGGCAAAATCGTGTTTCACGGCGTTAAAAACGGCTACGGAAATGTCGTTGAAATCGAGCACGGTCAGAAATATTCCACGCTATACGCCCACCTTTCCAAATTTAAATCCGGCCATAAAGTCGGTAGTACGGTAAAGCAAGGCGATGTTATTGGCTATGTCGGAAAAACCGGACTGGCTACCGGACCGCACCTGCATTACGAGTTTCGCATAGGCGGCAAACATGTGAATCCCGTTACCGCAAAAGTGCCTCGCACATTGCCCATGGATAAAGCCGTGCTGGCTAAGTTCAAAGCTCAAACCCAGCCACTAATGGCCGAATTACAAAAAGCCAAAGGCGACTCCGTACTTGCCAAGCAGTAA